A single window of uncultured Pseudodesulfovibrio sp. DNA harbors:
- a CDS encoding succinate dehydrogenase/fumarate reductase cytochrome b subunit, with the protein MKNHTTSVPGLSRVDAGLDWLQMLTGAGLILFMWCHMLLVSSVVISPSIMNAIANFFEVTYMAQVGGPIIFLTFLVHFVLAARKIPFRVEGQSTIWQHAKMLKHRDTWLWVVQAGTAMIILILGAIHMWVVLNDLPITAMKSAARMQQFWWFIFYMLLLPCVELHVSVGFYRIAVKWGFIKSDKRKGFKKLESTLFAMFMVIGIATLIRFVTLGQ; encoded by the coding sequence ATGAAAAACCACACAACATCAGTTCCAGGACTATCCCGTGTCGATGCTGGCCTAGACTGGCTACAGATGCTTACGGGTGCAGGACTCATCCTCTTCATGTGGTGTCATATGCTGCTCGTATCTTCCGTAGTTATCTCGCCGAGCATCATGAATGCCATCGCCAATTTTTTTGAGGTCACATACATGGCCCAGGTGGGAGGACCAATTATCTTTCTGACATTCCTGGTCCACTTCGTTCTTGCAGCTCGTAAGATTCCCTTCCGTGTAGAAGGTCAATCAACGATTTGGCAACACGCCAAAATGCTCAAACATCGGGACACATGGCTCTGGGTTGTTCAGGCTGGAACAGCAATGATCATCCTGATCCTCGGTGCCATCCACATGTGGGTCGTCCTGAATGATCTCCCTATCACCGCCATGAAGTCTGCAGCACGTATGCAACAATTCTGGTGGTTTATTTTTTATATGCTCCTGCTTCCCTGTGTCGAACTCCACGTCAGCGTCGGGTTTTATCGTATCGCAGTGAAATGGGGCTTCATCAAATCAGATAAGCGCAAGGGCTTCAAAAAGCTCGAGTCGACACTGTTCGCCATGTTCATGGTCATCGGCATCGCCACGCTGATTCGCTTTGTAACATTAGGTCAGTAA
- a CDS encoding sigma-54 dependent transcriptional regulator → MNKVTLVDDEKSVRDSARQWLELSGFEVLSFEDASKALTTITKNYEGIVLSDVKMPGLDGLEFQKKIAEVDRGIPVVLFTGHGDIAMAVEAIRGGAYDFVEKPFDPERIIETIKRALEKRQLVIENRQLKQALVDSEGLDSRLVGSSVPMRSLKKEMTHIAPTIANVLILGETGTGKEVVARSIHKLSHRNKKNYLALNCAAIPVNMAESELFGHESGAFTGAQGKRIGKLEAANGGTLFLDELSSMPIDVQGKLLRALEHKEITRLGSNTLRPVEFRLLSAMNESPQKAIKEGRLREDLYFRLNTVELTVPPLRERKDDIPLLFSFFLEQAADTYGTSADSATPQSLAILLSYDWPGNVRELKSMTERYVLSALPSQERIPQILSNSVSGECTSSISLKDQVNLFERHLIKESLARHGGNIKKVIDDLCIPRRTLNEKMSKYDLKRQ, encoded by the coding sequence ATGAATAAGGTCACTCTTGTTGATGATGAAAAATCTGTACGCGATTCCGCCCGACAATGGCTTGAACTATCTGGATTTGAAGTGCTGAGCTTTGAAGATGCAAGCAAGGCTCTCACAACCATCACAAAGAATTATGAAGGGATCGTCCTTTCGGACGTCAAAATGCCCGGACTCGACGGCTTGGAATTCCAAAAAAAAATAGCAGAAGTAGACCGGGGTATTCCAGTGGTTCTTTTTACCGGCCACGGGGATATTGCCATGGCCGTAGAAGCCATTCGTGGCGGCGCTTACGACTTCGTAGAAAAGCCATTCGATCCTGAACGTATTATAGAGACCATCAAACGCGCCCTTGAGAAACGACAACTTGTTATTGAAAACCGACAACTTAAACAAGCACTTGTTGACAGCGAAGGCTTGGATTCCAGACTTGTGGGTTCAAGTGTCCCCATGCGTAGCCTAAAAAAGGAGATGACACATATTGCCCCGACCATTGCCAATGTTCTAATCCTTGGGGAAACCGGAACCGGCAAGGAAGTTGTTGCGCGCTCAATCCACAAATTGAGCCATCGCAATAAAAAGAACTACCTTGCCCTAAATTGTGCGGCCATTCCTGTAAACATGGCTGAAAGTGAATTATTCGGTCATGAATCAGGCGCTTTCACAGGCGCTCAGGGCAAACGCATTGGCAAGCTGGAGGCGGCAAACGGTGGCACACTCTTTCTCGATGAACTGAGTTCCATGCCTATTGATGTTCAGGGAAAACTCCTGAGAGCTTTGGAGCATAAAGAGATAACAAGATTGGGTTCTAACACATTAAGGCCTGTAGAATTTCGGCTACTTTCTGCCATGAATGAATCCCCACAAAAAGCCATTAAAGAAGGTCGACTCCGCGAAGACCTGTACTTTCGCTTGAATACTGTTGAATTAACTGTCCCACCATTAAGAGAACGTAAGGATGACATTCCCCTGCTCTTTTCATTCTTTTTGGAACAGGCCGCAGACACTTATGGCACCTCCGCTGACAGTGCGACTCCTCAAAGTCTCGCGATCTTGCTCAGTTACGACTGGCCCGGAAACGTTCGAGAACTCAAAAGTATGACTGAAAGGTATGTCTTATCAGCTCTTCCGTCCCAAGAACGTATTCCACAAATACTGTCTAATTCGGTTTCAGGGGAATGCACTTCCTCCATCAGCCTTAAAGATCAAGTCAATCTTTTTGAACGGCATCTCATTAAGGAATCTCTCGCACGGCACGGAGGCAACATCAAAAAAGTCATTGACGATCTCTGTATCCCCCGAAGAACTCTCAATGAAAAAATGTCTAAGTACGACTTAAAACGCCAGTAA
- a CDS encoding ATP-binding protein gives MQLFKTYKAKAIPILLTFMFMIGIPVLVALIVQYDYIQDLDRVSNERLTLYESTLQSALKKHEYLPFLISETEIVRDLLEGDGHVGEVNSFLESASLNSGSAAVYIINKNGIVIASSNWKKPKNFIGLNLSFRPYFKDAIHGKNGMFFGVGITIGEPGFYISHPISSNEKIIGVAVAKIVLSSLENLWQEGGETVFVVDANGVIILSSRPSWKYRTLKPLSNDTLKKINERGQYPKLKLKHLPSKHTTRMGFMDEVIINKERFFENTRAIPGMNWEILYLLEQSALWERTLGMSLTTFVLIGLAILTRLLLRERHQKILSRQQAVEAEHIRDINKQLAQEIEERKRTEVELREAQEELVQAGKLAALGEMATAIAHELNQPIAATKTYIASCKLMLARNLLDELDPTLTKVSELGDRMAKVTEQLKSFARKSSNTDREFDLRQAINESLTLMKHQMRVEDCELKLTLPDTPILIKGDRVRLEQVLINLFRNALDALQNTESSFIGVTLSASDEKARIRVWDNGPGISSDIDKKLFEPFVTTKKEGVGVGLGLSISYKIIKDMNGDFRARNCLEQGAEFTVYLPLSKQNKES, from the coding sequence ATGCAGTTATTCAAGACATATAAGGCCAAAGCAATTCCGATTCTCTTGACGTTCATGTTCATGATCGGCATCCCGGTGCTCGTGGCCTTAATTGTTCAGTATGACTACATCCAAGATCTCGATCGCGTTTCCAATGAACGACTGACATTATACGAAAGCACTCTCCAATCAGCTCTCAAAAAACACGAATATCTTCCTTTTCTTATCTCGGAAACAGAGATTGTCAGGGACCTTCTTGAAGGTGATGGTCATGTTGGAGAAGTAAACTCTTTTCTGGAATCTGCAAGTCTTAATTCGGGTTCTGCCGCTGTCTATATTATTAATAAAAATGGAATTGTCATCGCATCAAGTAACTGGAAAAAACCAAAGAACTTCATTGGTTTAAATCTGAGTTTTCGTCCATATTTTAAAGATGCCATTCATGGTAAAAATGGTATGTTTTTTGGTGTTGGTATAACGATTGGAGAACCCGGATTTTATATTTCTCACCCAATCAGTAGCAATGAAAAGATTATTGGTGTCGCTGTAGCCAAAATAGTTCTCTCGTCTCTGGAGAACCTATGGCAAGAAGGTGGCGAGACTGTATTCGTCGTTGATGCCAATGGAGTCATTATCCTGTCGAGTCGTCCAAGTTGGAAATACAGGACGCTCAAACCTCTCTCAAATGATACACTGAAAAAAATCAATGAACGCGGCCAATATCCAAAGTTAAAACTCAAGCATCTTCCATCAAAACACACGACACGAATGGGCTTCATGGATGAAGTAATTATAAATAAAGAACGTTTTTTTGAAAATACTCGAGCCATTCCGGGTATGAACTGGGAGATTCTCTATCTATTGGAACAAAGTGCTTTATGGGAAAGAACTTTGGGCATGTCTTTAACAACTTTTGTCCTTATCGGTCTTGCCATACTGACTCGCCTTCTTCTGAGAGAACGTCACCAAAAAATTCTTTCCAGACAACAGGCTGTCGAAGCAGAACACATTCGCGATATAAATAAACAGTTGGCCCAGGAAATCGAGGAGCGCAAACGTACTGAAGTAGAATTACGAGAAGCTCAAGAAGAACTTGTCCAAGCAGGCAAGCTGGCAGCGCTTGGCGAAATGGCTACGGCTATCGCCCATGAATTGAACCAACCAATTGCCGCAACAAAAACATATATCGCCAGTTGTAAACTTATGCTGGCGAGAAATCTGCTGGATGAACTTGATCCTACCCTGACGAAAGTTTCTGAACTGGGTGACCGCATGGCAAAGGTCACTGAACAATTGAAATCTTTCGCCCGAAAATCATCAAATACGGACAGAGAGTTTGATTTACGGCAAGCGATCAATGAATCCCTGACACTCATGAAGCATCAAATGCGTGTGGAAGACTGTGAACTCAAATTAACTTTGCCCGACACCCCCATTCTCATCAAGGGAGACCGGGTTCGGCTTGAACAAGTGCTGATTAATCTCTTCAGAAACGCACTTGATGCCTTGCAAAACACAGAGTCATCCTTCATCGGTGTGACGCTGAGTGCCAGTGATGAAAAGGCAAGAATCCGCGTCTGGGATAATGGTCCTGGTATATCCTCTGATATCGACAAAAAACTTTTTGAGCCTTTTGTTACCACCAAAAAAGAAGGCGTCGGCGTTGGACTTGGGCTTTCCATCTCCTATAAGATCATCAAGGATATGAATGGTGATTTTCGTGCAAGGAACTGCCTTGAACAAGGGGCTGAATTTACTGTGTATCTTCCTTTATCTAAACAAAATAAGGAGTCGTAG